TTCTGTTTATGCTATCATGCATGTACATAGTCATAAAAGGCATAAAAAATGGCATTGAAAAATGGAGTAAGATATTGATGCCACTTTTATTTATTATTTTGATAGCGCTTATTGTCCGTGGCATAACAATGGAAGGGAGCCTGGAGGGTATAATCTTCTTTTTAAATCCTGATTTCTCAAAAATTACGTTAAATTCTGTTCTTTCAGCGTTGGGGCAATCATTCTTTAGTTTAAGTCTTGGTATGGGAGCAATGATAACCTATGGGAGCTATCTCTCAAGGGAAGATAAAATTCTGCATTCAGCACTGTGGATTGTTGTGTTAGATACTGCTGTTGCAATTTTAGCTGGCCTTGCCATTTTCCCGTCAGTATTTGCGATGTCGCTATCGCCCCAGGAAGGCCCAGGGCTCATTTTCCATGTCATACCAGCGGTTTTTGCACGCATGCCGTTAGGACAGTTTTTTGAAGTTTTGTTTTTTGTGTTGTTGTTTATAGCGGCACTGACATCAGGTATTTCACTATTGGAAGTTGTTGTGGCTTACATCACCGACGAAAAAGGATGGAGCCGTAAAAAGGCAGTTATCATTATGGGTAGTATAATCACTATACTTGGTATACCATCAGCGCTTTCATTTGGAACACTCAGTAGCTTTACTATATTAGGAAACACGTTCTTTGATTTTATGGATAAGCTTACATCAAATTATATGCTTCCCATAGGTGGATTCTTTATTGCAATTTGCCTTGGATGGAAATATGGCTTAGAGAATACTATCCATGAACTTGACCCGGATACACGGTTTATTTCACTCAAAGAATTGTGGGCATTCATGATCAAGTTTGTATCACCTTTTATATTATTTGTGGTATTTTTCATGCTCATAAAGGATGATATTGTTGCATTGCTACAAAAGATATTTTAGCTTTCATTTGAACATGATGTATAAGCATATCACCGTTGGTTAAAACAGGATGATATGCTTTTGTTTATTTATTATGAAAAAAGAAAAATTTTATTTGACTATTTTTGAAGGTTTTATTACTATTATTGGTGAAGCTACTCATTGAGTAGTTACCTTCCAAAGTAATCCGCTAATGATATTGACGGTTCCGAAAGGGATCGTCTTTTTTTATTAATGTGATATACAAATTTAATATTGACAAAATTCTCAAACTGGATTTATTTATAGGTGAGGGTTGCTACAATGGGCATGCAGGATATTATA
This region of Spirochaetota bacterium genomic DNA includes:
- a CDS encoding sodium-dependent transporter; this translates as MANREHWGSKMGFVLAAAGSAIGLGNVWKFPYVTGSNGGAAFVFIYLISVVILGLPIMIAELVIGRHTEKDPVGAFKQIAGGTTWEFVGYLGVLSGFFILSFYSVVGGWTIGYIVKGITGSIAGLHDTAQASEIFKQYVANPYLSVLYHVLFMLSCMYIVIKGIKNGIEKWSKILMPLLFIILIALIVRGITMEGSLEGIIFFLNPDFSKITLNSVLSALGQSFFSLSLGMGAMITYGSYLSREDKILHSALWIVVLDTAVAILAGLAIFPSVFAMSLSPQEGPGLIFHVIPAVFARMPLGQFFEVLFFVLLFIAALTSGISLLEVVVAYITDEKGWSRKKAVIIMGSIITILGIPSALSFGTLSSFTILGNTFFDFMDKLTSNYMLPIGGFFIAICLGWKYGLENTIHELDPDTRFISLKELWAFMIKFVSPFILFVVFFMLIKDDIVALLQKIF